A window from Triticum aestivum cultivar Chinese Spring chromosome 6D, IWGSC CS RefSeq v2.1, whole genome shotgun sequence encodes these proteins:
- the LOC123143317 gene encoding peroxidase 39-like has translation MDPGSFLTFDLGYYHTVLKHRAQFRSDAALVTNAVARADIAGVMSSPSEVFFEVFSRSMARLGAVQVKTGSQGEMEIRKHCAVVNS, from the coding sequence ATGGACCCCGGCAGCTTCCTGACGTTCGACCTTGGCTACTACCATACTGTGCTCAAGCACAGGGCCCAGTTCCGGTCCGACGCTGCGCTGGTCACCAATGCCGTGGCACGGGCCGACATCGCCGGCGTCATGTCAAGCCCGTCAGAGGTGTTCTTCGAGGTGTTCTCGCGGTCCATGGCGAGGCTCGGGGCCGTGCAGGTCAAGACCGGCTCTCAGGGGGAGATGGAGATCAGGAAGCACTGCGCCGTCGTCAACAGCTAG
- the LOC123146273 gene encoding peroxidase 39-like has product MDPGSFLTFDLGYYHTVLKHRAQFRSDAALVTNAVARADIAGVMSSPSEVFFEVFSRSMARLGAVQVKTGSQGEMEIRKHCAVVNS; this is encoded by the coding sequence ATGGACCCCGGCAGCTTCCTGACGTTCGACCTTGGCTACTACCATACTGTGCTCAAGCACAGGGCCCAGTTCCGGTCCGACGCTGCGTTGGTCACCAATGCCGTGGCACGGGCCGACATCGCCGGCGTCATGTCAAGCCCGTCAGAGGTGTTCTTCGAGGTGTTCTCGCGGTCCATGGCGAGGCTCGGGGCCGTGCAGGTCAAGACCGGCTCTCAGGGGGAGATGGAGATCAGGAAGCACTGCGCCGTCGTCAACAGCTAG
- the LOC123141276 gene encoding peroxidase 3, whose protein sequence is MAAAVPLPLPVMLLVAVAVMLVGAGAGAAGVRGGRQRQQQLRMGFYDKSCPAAERIVGDYVRLHVRRVPTVAPALLRTHYHDCFVRGCDGSILLNSTAAGAAEKDAPPNLTLRGFDLIDRVKGLVEEACPGVVSCADVLALAARDAVAAIGGPSWRVPTGRRDGTVSTMQEAVRELPSPSMTFPQLVALFAGKGLDVRDLVWLSGAHTIGIAHCSSFADRLYSYPSAGNGTGTVPPLDAAYAANLRQRKCRMGGRDAAVEMDPGSFLTFDLGYYHTVLKHRALFRSDAALVTDAAARADIAGVVSSPPEVFFQVFARSMARLGAVEVKTGSQGEIRKHCAVVNS, encoded by the exons GCTCGTCGGTGCCGGCGCAGGCGCGGCCGGGGTGCGCGgcgggcggcagcggcagcagcagctgaGGATGGGGTTCTACGACAAGAGCTGCCCGGCGGCGGAGCGGATCGTGGGCGACTACGTCCGGCTGCACGTCCGGCGCGTGCCCACCGTCGCGCCCGCGCTGCTCCGGACGCACTACCACGACTGCTTCGTCAGg GGCTGCGATGGCTCCATCCTGCTCAACTCCACGGCCGCCGGCGCGGCGGAGAAGGACGCGCCGCCGAACCTGACGCTGCGGGGGTTCGACCTCATCGACCGCGTCAAGGGCCTCGTCGAGGAGGCCTGCCCCGgcgtcgtctcctgcgccgacgtccTCGCGCTCGCCGCCCGGGACGCCGTCGCCGCCATT GGCGGTCCGTCGTGGCGCGTGCCGACGGGGAGGAGGGACGGCACGGTGTCGACCATGCAGGAGGCGGTCCGCGAGCTGCCGTCGCCGTCGATGACCTTCCCGCAGCTCGTCGCCCTGTTCGCCGGCAAGGGCCTCGACGTGCGCGACCTCGTCTGGCTGTCAG GTGCGCACACCATCGGCATCGCCCACTGCTCCTCCTTCGCCGACCGCCTCTACAGCTACCCCAGCGCCGGCAACGGCACCGGGACCGTCCCGCCCCTCGACGCCGCCTACGCCGCCAACCTGCGGCAGCGCAAGTGCAGGATGGGCGGCCGCGACGCCGCGGTGGAGATGGACCCCGGCAGCTTCCTGACGTTCGACCTCGGCTACTACCACACTGTGCTCAAGCACAGGGCCCTGTTCCGGTCCGACGCCGCGCTGGTCACCGACGCCGCGGCGCGGGCCGACATTGCCGGCGTCGTGTCAAGCCCGCCGGAGGTGTTCTTCCAGGTGTTTGCGCGGTCCATGGCGAGGTTGGGCGCCGTGGAGGTCAAGACCGGCTCTCAGGGAGAGATCAGGAAGCACTGCGCCGTCGTCAACAGCTAG